The Mycolicibacterium cosmeticum DNA window CACCCGTGCCACCACTTCCGGGTGCGTCTGCTGTCCGATCAGTCCCATCGAGGCGGCGAGATCGCTGGGGCCGACGAAGACACCGTCGATACCAGGCGTTTCCGCGATGGCGCGGGCGTTGTCGATCCCGACGGAGGTCTCGATCTGTACCAGGACCGACACGTGTCGGGCGCCATCGGGCAGATAGTCCTCGACACGATTCCAGCGAGCGGAGCGGGCCAGAGCACTCCCCACGCCCCGGACGCCCACGGGTGGATACTGGGCGGCCGCGGCAACCGCACGCGCCTGCTCGGCGGTGGAAACCATGGGCACGAGGACGGTCTGCGCACCGAGATCCAACACCTGCTTGATGATCACCGGGTCCCCGATGGGTACCCGTACCACGGGGGTCACGCTGTATCCGGACACTGCATGCAGCTGTGCCAGAACCGATTCCAGCCCGTTGGGTGCGTGCTCCATGTCGATCAAGACCCAGTCCAGACCGGAACCGGCCATGATCTCCGCCGATGTCACCGAGCCCATGCAGATCCACCCTCCGTACAGGGCACGGTCGGCGCCGGCGAGTGC harbors:
- a CDS encoding HpcH/HpaI aldolase family protein; its protein translation is MSLRLTGTLRDALAGADRALYGGWICMGSVTSAEIMAGSGLDWVLIDMEHAPNGLESVLAQLHAVSGYSVTPVVRVPIGDPVIIKQVLDLGAQTVLVPMVSTAEQARAVAAAAQYPPVGVRGVGSALARSARWNRVEDYLPDGARHVSVLVQIETSVGIDNARAIAETPGIDGVFVGPSDLAASMGLIGQQTHPEVVARVEQAFTHVRAAGKAVGVNAFVPAQAKQYVEAGASFLLVGADVALLARGSETLAEQFITHADRRRHASY